The DNA region TGAGTGGACCCAGGCGGGGTCGTACTGGAAGGCGTAGCCGCGCCTGGTCGACGAAGGGCCGACGGCGCCGACGCTGCGGCCGAACGCCTCGACGCGCAGCAGGTCAACGTGGCGGTAGGTCATGGGGAGGTCTTGCTCCCCGATGCGCGCCGTCCCGATGCGCGCCGTCCCGATGCGCGCTGCGGCTGCTTGCGACCTTCGCGAAGCTGGAGCAGATCGAAGGGGCCGATCTCGGGTTCGGGCTCAAGAGATGCGAGCCAGTCCTGCTTGCCCAGCGCCCGCGCCACCCGCACGAAGGTCTTGAGCGTCGAGCCGTTCCCGTGTTCTAGCCCCTTCACAGCGCCGAGCGAGACGTTGGCGTTGCGCGCGAGGTCGGCCTGGCCGAGGTCCCGCGCGAGGCGCGCGCGCTTGACCTGCGCGCCGAGTTCCTGCTCCCAGTCGGTGGTAGACGCGAAGTCTTCTTGCATGGCCATAGTTATGACTATAACAGGCTTAGAGCGTTACTAATAGTCAATACTCTGACTGTTATGTTCGTGCGGTTTCAGCGGTCTCCAGCAAAGTCCCTCAAGAACTGGGCGTCTCGCACGTATCCCTCGGCGCCTCTCAGCAGGTCGGGCCTGCCGAGTTCGACGGCCTTGCCGATCGACATCTCCGCGAGATCGTAGAGCCGAACAATCGCGACTCGAAGCACGTCGCCCCACGTCGCCTCGGACGCGTATGCCCGCAGGATTAGCTCGACCCGGCGCCGCGCGTCGTCCATGCCGGGGGCGCCCTCGGGCGTCGCCGCCGTAAGCGGCACGATGCGCGTCGCGAAGTACGCGACGTCCCACAGCCGCGGCCCCGGCGAGCAGAAGTCGAAGTCGATCGCCCCCACGATCGCGCCGTCGGCGAAGGCAAGGTTGTGGGGCGCGAAGTCGCGATGGCAGATGACCTCGGACGGCAGCCGTGGCGGGGTTTGCCACACCGCCCCTTCGGTATCAAAGCCGACGCTCGCGTCGTGAAGCTGGCGCAGTCGCCTCGCGCCGTCCTCGAGAAGGGCATCGGCCCAGACCCAATTGGGAAGCGGGTACAGCGGGACCTCGCCCTCGACCAACGACAGCCGTTCGCGATCGCCTTCGATGCCGAGCGGCCGCGGCACCCAGTCCACTCCGGCACGCGCGAGGTGGTTGAGGAGGCGGTGAACGGTCGGGGTCCAAGGCCCGGCCTGGCGCAGCACCGTGTCGCCGTCGCGGACCACCGCGTTCATGTTGCCGCCGGGGAGTTCGCCGTTCATGGAGGACAGCCTAGGTCGACCCCGGCCGCGGCTACTCCGCAGGAGCAGGCGGCGCGTTTTCGACGGCACGGATGGCCGCGGCGCCGTCGGCGAGTAGCACACGGTCTTCGGGGTGGGTCCTGAAGTGCTCGACGATGGCGGCGACCAGGTTGGGGTCCGAGCCGATGTAGACACCGCGGAGTAGGACCGTCGGGCCACTCGCGACGCTGAAGACGACCAACGGTCCCGAAGGTATCGTCATCGCCGACGCGCCTTGGAGTTCATCCCAAGAGATCGCCACCCGTCCGCCATTCCGCACGCCGGAGAGCCCCCGCTCCGACACAGCGAGGCCAACGGGCAAACGCAACTGTCGAATGAGTTTGGTGAGCCGGATGAGCATGTAGACCGAAACAATCCCCATGGCGAACGCGGTGATGTCGGGGATGCCCACTGAACTCTTGCGGGTGATGCGCATATCGAGCGCCATCAGGGCCCCGGGTATCAGGCCGAGGCACACGTAGAGCCAGTACGTCCCAGCGAGGCGCGCGCGGGGGACGAAGCAAAGGACTCCACCGGAACGGACGCGAATCGCACCGCCGTGTACCTCACTCGCTGCTGCAAGCATGGCGAACACGAGGGCGCCGAGGGTGAGGGAGAAAGCCACAAACGCGCCTTGTCTCGCCACCCCGTCTTGAATGAGGCCTGCGAGGAAGACTGCAACCGCGACCGCCCCGTAGGCGACAAGCCGCCCGCGTCGCATCGGCTTGGTGGGTGCGGTGCTCTCCGCCTCGATGCGCGGAGACAAAAGAACCGACGTCACGATTGACCCCCAAGCACCCGCTGTTCACACCACCGTGAAACTCGAGCCAAATCTAGCGGCCGCGACCGCCTGGCGCCAACGTGGTGAATGCCTGCGGAGGTCCCCGTCTACCTAAATGCAGGCTCGTCGGCCACGAGTTCCAGCAGATGCGGCGCCGCCGAGTCCGCCCCGGCCCTGCGGCTCGACAGCGCAGAACCCGTCGACGAGCTCGTGGCTAGGGCGTTGGAGTGGAACCCGGCGGCGTAGCGTTCGGTCTCAACGCCAGCGCCCCGTGAGTACCTGAGTGCTCCAGATTCGTCGAGCAGAGCACTCATGTACTCACAAGGCGCCGGCCGCGATTAGGCGTCGGCCGCTAGGCGCTCCTAGGCGCCACGATCGCGGCCGCCGTCTACCTACACGCGGGCTCGTCCGCCACCAGCTCCAGCAGATGAGGCGCCGCCGAGTCCGCCCCCGCCTTGCGCGACTGGACCACCGAGACCTCCCAGCGCGGAGCGTCGTGCGGCAGGGCCACCGTGACCAGGCGCGCGGCCTGCGGCTTGTTGGACACGTGGCGAGGCACAATCGCCACTCCAAGGCCGCGGTCAACGAAGTCGAGCAGCGTATGGACGTCGCTCACCTGGAAGCGCACGCGCCGCATGAGCCCGCGCGCCTCGAAGGCCGCATCGGTGAGCGGCCGGACTCCCCAAGTGGGGTCGAAGTCCACGTGGTCCTCGACGGCGAGGGCCTCCCACGAGGCGACCGCGACGTCGGCCAAGGCATGATCGCCGGGGCACACGAGCACGAGGTCCTCGTGGCCCAGCACCTGATGCGGCAGCGTGCCCAGGTGTGAGGCGGCCGCCACGAACGCGACGTCGAGCGCGTCGGCGCGCAGCGAATCGATGAGCTCATGCGAACCCGCCTGCCGGAACTGGATCTCGACCTGAGGGTGGCGTCGGTGAAAGCGGTCGATGAGCGCGGTCGCGTCGATTACGCCGAGGCATTGTTCGGTGCCGATGCGCAGGGTGCCCGAAACCTGTCGCGTCGCGTGGACGACGGCGTCGCGCGCGGCCCGCTCCTGGTCGAGCATCGCGCGGGCGTGCGGGAGGAGCGCGAGGGCGGCGTCGGTGGGCTCGACGCGACGGGTGGTGCGCGTGAACAGCGACGCGCCAAGCTCTTGCTCAAGGCCGCGAATACCTGCGGAAAGGCCGGACTGCGACACCCCCATGAGTTGGGCCGCGCGCGTAAAGTGGCGCTCATCGGCGAGTGTCACCAAGTACTCCATCTGCCGCAATTCCATTAAGCACTCCTGGTTGTGGAAGTCATCAGTCACAATCGTTGGACTTCTAAGTTACTCCTTCGTATGCTCAAAGGGAACCCGAACCTATTTCTGGAGGTCACCGTGCGCGAACGCACTATTGGAAGCCACACTGTCTCGGCCATCGGCCTGGGCGGCATGCCCATGTCGATCGAGGGCCGCCCCGACAGGGCGCAGGCCATCGCGACCATTCACGCCGCGCTCGACGCCGGCGTCACCTTCATCGACACCGCGGACAGCTACCACCGCGACGCGGGCGAGGTGGGTCACAACGAGCTGCTCATCGCCGAGGCCCTGCGCTCCTACGGTTCCGACACCTCCGGCATCCTGGTGGCCACCAAGGCCGGCCACTTGCGCCCCGGCGACGGCAGCTGGACCCAGAACGGCGACCCCGCGTACGTGAAGGCGGCCGCCAAGGAGTCGGCCAAGCGCCTCGGCGTCGAGGCAATCGCGCTCTTCCAGTTCCACCGCCCCGACCCCAAGGTTCCCTACGCCGATTCGGTGGGCGCCGTGGTCGAGCTGCTCGACGAGGGCGTCATCGAGATGGCGGGCATCTCCAACGCCAACCCGGACCAGATCCGCCTCGCGAATGAACTTCTCGGCGGACGCCTCGTGAGCGTCCAGAACCAATTCTCCCCCGCCTTCGTCTCCTCGTACCCCGAGCTCGAGTTGTGCGCCGAGATGGGCATCGCCTTCCTGCCGTTCAGCCCGCTCGGCGGCATTTCGCGCGCCCGAGCCGTGGGAGAGAACCACAAGGCCTTCCAGCAGGTCGCCGATGCCCACGGAGTCTCCCCCCAGCGCGTCACCCTCGCGTGGGAGCTCGCACTTGCGCCCATCGTCGTCCCCATCCCCGGCGCCTCCAAGCCCGCCTCCGTCATCGACTCCGCGCAGGCACCCGACCTGGCGCTCACGGCCGAAGAGGTCGCGCTCCTCTCCGCAGTGTTGAATCAGCGCAGTACTGAAGGGCTAACCGAGTGAAGACCTACAACCTCCCAGGCATCGACGTCCCCGCATCGAACGTCGCTCTCGGCCTGATGCGCATCCAGGACAAGACCGACCAGGAGGTGCGCACCCTGGTGCACACCGCCCTCGACGCGGGCATCACGGTCATGGACCATGCAGACGTCTACGGCTCCACCCTGCACGGATGCGAGGTTCGCTTCGCCGAGGCCATGAAGCTCACGTCCTCCCAGCGCGAGGCCATGGTGATCCAGTCCAAGGCGGGCATCGTCCGCGAGGGCCCGTACTTCGACTTCTCGTCCGAGCACATCGTGGCTTCGGTCGACGCGTCGCTCAAGGCGCTCGAGACGGACTACCTCGACCTGTTGCTCCTGCACAGGCCCGACGCCCTGGTGGAACCGGAGGACGTCGCGAAGGCTTTCGATGAGCTCGGGGCAGCAGGCAAGGTGCGCGCGTTCGGTGTCTCGAACCACACGCCCGGCCAGATCGACCTGCTACGCAAGTTCGTGAAGCAGCCGATCGTCGCCAACCAGGTGCAGTTGTCCGTCACCCACGCACCGATCATCGCTCAGGGCACGGCCATGAACATGGCGGGAGTCGACCAGTCGATCTCGCTCGACAACGGCATCGTCGACTACTGCCGCCTGCACGACATCACGCTCCAAGCGTGGTCGCCGTTCCAGGCGGGCTTCTTCACGGGCCCATTCCTCGGCAACCCCGAGTACGTCGAACTCAACGCCGTGATCGACCGCCTGGCGGAGAAGTACGGCGTCCCCGCGCTCGCGATCGCGACGGCGTGGATCACGCGGCACCCCGCTCACTGGCAAGTGGTCATCGGCACCACGACGCCCGAGCGCGTCGCGGCCGCCGCTCAGGGATCCGAGATCCCGCTCACGCGCTCCGAGTGGTACGAGATGTTCAGGGCCGCGGGCTACCAAGTCCCGTAATCCGCCGCTCGCGCCGGTAGTGGGTCACCACGCACCCGCTTCGCGGCCGCGCGCGCGGTAGTGGGTCATCAGGTACCCGATGTCGACCAAAGCGGGCGCGAGTGGGTCATCAGGTACCCGATTGCGAAGCGATGTCAGCGCACGCGGCTCCTGCTGAACCGGCCGCACTGCACGCAGGCTGAACTGCCAGCAGTGCCAAAAAGGAAGGGCCACGCCAATGGCGTGGCCCTTCCTTTGCGACTCGGGGTCGCGTGGTCTTCTTACTGCAGGGTGCTACTCGCCGGTCTTCTTGGCCGAGGGCTTCCGGGCGGCTGGCTTTGACGCTGCCGTCTTTGATGCTGCCGGCTTGCGCGGCGCGCGTGGCTTCTTGGCTGCGGCAGGAGCGGGAGCGTCGTCCGGCGTCCCGCCCTCGTCCTCCCACACGTCTTCGGCATCGTCAAGGGTGTCGGCAAGCCCCATGGCGGCACGATGACGCGCAGCCTCGACGTTCGCCCTGAGGCGCTCCGATTCGCTGACCGCGGTGGCGCGGGCCTTCTCTACGACGGGCCCGGCAACTCCCTTTGCACGCTCGACAACGGGCGTCGCGGCGTCCTTGGCCCTGGTGGCCGCGGTAGACGCGGCGACCACTGCCTTGTCGACGTACGGAGTCGCTTGTGCCCTGGCCTTGTCAACGTACGGAGTCGCCTGCTCCTTCGCCTTATCGACATAGGGGCCGGCCTGCTCCGCGAGCTTCTTGGCCTCCGCAACCGTGGCGTCCTTGGCCTTCGCGTAGGTGGGGCCGGCCTGCTCGGCGACCACGGTCGCTGCGGAGGTTACCGCCTCGGCCGCGCGCTTCGCTGCAGCGGCGGTAGCATCGGCCGCCTTGTTGACGTCGCGACGTAGGCGCGTGGGGAAGTCGTCTTCGCCCTCAAATTCCCATTCGTCATCGTCGCCGGCCCACCCATCCTTGGCGGGGTTGCGCTTGGCCCACATCACGAGCGCGGCACCGGCAGCACCGGCGATCAGCACGGGGACGAGCACCTTGGCCAACGTCGAACCGCCCTTGCGCGGTGCGTCGTATTCGTCTTCTTCCGCGGCGCGATCGAATGCGGAGAGCACGGCGGGGATCGCGGCGCCCACGATCGCGCCTTGAGCAACCTCGACCCAGTGTTCGGCCTTGGTTCCGGCCTTCTTCACGTAGGGCTTGGCCTTCTTGGCGGCGGTGTGCACCGCCTGCTCCGCGCGGGGTGTTGCCCATTCCTTCGCTTCTGACCAAGTGGTCTCCACGCGAGGGGCCGCCCATTCCTTGGCGTTCCTCACGCGAGGCTCCGCCCACTCCCTCGCCGTGCGCGCGGCCTTGCCCGCAGCGTCGGCGGCACGCTCGGCCGCGTCGCGCGCGGTCTCCGCAGCGTCTATGGCTTGCTTGCGGTACTTTTCGGCATCCGTGCCGTCCCAGCGTCGCTGCATCGAAAGCCTCCCAAATAGCGGTTCACTGTCCATACTGCCACTTGCCCAGGCCGAACGCGAGGCTCAGGTCCCGCGTGCGCCAACGGCGAACATGACCCTATGGGCCAGTCCGGACACCCCGAGGCATGCCACAATGGCCGGATGATCGCTACGTTGCAGACCACTGCGGGAGACATCCGCATCGAGCTCTATCCGAACCACGCGCCCGTGACCGTGGCCAACTTCACCGGCCTGGCCACCGGCGCCAAGGAGTGGAAGGACCCGATGACGGGTCAGCCCAGCTCCGACCCCTTCTATGACGGACTGGTGTTCCACCGCGTCATCGACGGATTCATGATCCAGGGCGGCTGCCCCGTCGGTACGGGAACGGGTGGCCCCGGGTATAACTTCGACGACGAGATCACCCCCGAACTGCGCTTCGACGGGCCGTACATCCTCGCCATGGCGAACGCGGGCAAGCGCCTCAACCCCATCACGGGCAAGCAGGGCGGCACCAACGGCTCGCAGTTCTTCATCACCTTGGGCCCCACGCCGCACCTCAACGGTGCGCACACCATCTTTGGCAAGGTCATTGACGACGAGTCGAAGGCGGTTGTCGACAAGATCGGCTCCACGCCAGTCGGCCGCGGCGACCGTCCCGTCGAGGACATCATGATCACCGGCGTCACCGTCGAGGACTAAGCGAGAGTGACTGAAGCGACGCAGGGGGCGCCGGACCAGGCTCCCCCTGTGTGTCCGCGCCACCCCGACAGGGTGAGTTACGTGCGGTGTCAGCGGTGCAATCGGCCCACGTGTCCCCAGTGCCAGGTGGCCGCGCCCGTAGGAGTGCTGTGCGTCGATTGCGTGCGCGCGGCGGAGAAGTCTGCGGGCGGGGCAAGGGCGCGGGCGGCGGCACGGTCCGGGCGGGGCGCCGTTACGATGACGATCATCGCCATGAACGTCGCGTTCTACCTTTACGGTGGTGCCACCGGGATGGTTGCGTGGCAAAACCGCTTCGGACTTGCCCCCATTTATGGTCTGAACGAGCCGTGGCGGTGGGTGACCTCGGGCTTCGTGCACGTGAGCGTGCTCCACATCGGCATCAACATGCTGATGCTTTACCAGTTTGGCCGTCAGCTCGAGGGAATTCTCGGCTGGAAGCGCTTTGTGACGCTCTACGGCGTTTCGCTCCTGGGCGGCTCGCTCGCTATCGTGCTCCTCGCCCCGAGCAATAGTTTGCACGTAGGAGCATCGGGCGCGATCTTTGGGCTCTTCGCCGCCTATGGCGTGTTGCTGTACAGCAGGAAACTCCCGTGGCAAAGTCTCGCGGCGACGGCCGGAATCTGGCTCGTTGCGGGCTTCTTCCTACCCGGGATTTCCTGGGAGGGGCACGTGGGCGGCGCGATCACGGGAGCAGTGGCAATGGTGGTCATACTCGCGATGAACAAGGCGAAGCGGCACTCGTAGTTTCGCCCCGGCCAGACTTCCCTGGGCCCACCGGTATCGGCACGCGAGACGCGAAGGAAATGACACCGGTGTAGTTATCCCCTGCCTGTGGAAAGTTCTGGGGAGAACTACACGCGTGTAACTCGGACTACTTCCAGCGCGTGGCGAGCCCCATAGCAATCAACAGTGCCGAGAAGCCAGTCACGATGTTCCAGTACCCGATGTCGAGGGGGTACCGCTGACCGCTGACGTAGTAGACGACGATCCATAGTGGCCCGAGTACCAGGAACGTGCTCATGACCGGCACAAGCCACCTGGGGTTATCGGTCTTTGGCTTTGTGATGTTGCGCGGGACCTTGTAGGTCTCGCTCTTCCGCTTCTTTGAGACGGCCACTGTGCCCTCCTGGACTCCACACGGCGCGGCCACCAAGCGGCCGGGCAATCCCCCTAGCGTAGCGGCAGGCGCCCGATGCGTGGACGCGACGGTGACGAGCGGCGCGAAGTCACGTATCCTGTCACTCTTATGGCCGTCGAATCCGTCCCCAGCAGCGACCTTGCGGTGCCCGCGCAGGCGACTCCAAAGAGCCGCCGAATTCTTGAATCGGTCTTCGGCTTGGTGGGCGAGATCCTCATCACGGGGGGTGTGGTTCTCGGCCTCTTCGTCGTCTGGCAACTCTTCTATACGGATGTTCTTTCTGGTCGCACCCAAACGCAGGTGCTCGACAATATCTCTTGGGCTGAGCCAGTGCGGGTGCCCGCGA from Demequina lutea includes:
- a CDS encoding helix-turn-helix domain-containing protein encodes the protein MAMQEDFASTTDWEQELGAQVKRARLARDLGQADLARNANVSLGAVKGLEHGNGSTLKTFVRVARALGKQDWLASLEPEPEIGPFDLLQLREGRKQPQRASGRRASGRRASGSKTSP
- a CDS encoding phosphotransferase — its product is MNGELPGGNMNAVVRDGDTVLRQAGPWTPTVHRLLNHLARAGVDWVPRPLGIEGDRERLSLVEGEVPLYPLPNWVWADALLEDGARRLRQLHDASVGFDTEGAVWQTPPRLPSEVICHRDFAPHNLAFADGAIVGAIDFDFCSPGPRLWDVAYFATRIVPLTAATPEGAPGMDDARRRVELILRAYASEATWGDVLRVAIVRLYDLAEMSIGKAVELGRPDLLRGAEGYVRDAQFLRDFAGDR
- a CDS encoding LysR family transcriptional regulator, which encodes MTDDFHNQECLMELRQMEYLVTLADERHFTRAAQLMGVSQSGLSAGIRGLEQELGASLFTRTTRRVEPTDAALALLPHARAMLDQERAARDAVVHATRQVSGTLRIGTEQCLGVIDATALIDRFHRRHPQVEIQFRQAGSHELIDSLRADALDVAFVAAASHLGTLPHQVLGHEDLVLVCPGDHALADVAVASWEALAVEDHVDFDPTWGVRPLTDAAFEARGLMRRVRFQVSDVHTLLDFVDRGLGVAIVPRHVSNKPQAARLVTVALPHDAPRWEVSVVQSRKAGADSAAPHLLELVADEPACR
- a CDS encoding aldo/keto reductase yields the protein MRERTIGSHTVSAIGLGGMPMSIEGRPDRAQAIATIHAALDAGVTFIDTADSYHRDAGEVGHNELLIAEALRSYGSDTSGILVATKAGHLRPGDGSWTQNGDPAYVKAAAKESAKRLGVEAIALFQFHRPDPKVPYADSVGAVVELLDEGVIEMAGISNANPDQIRLANELLGGRLVSVQNQFSPAFVSSYPELELCAEMGIAFLPFSPLGGISRARAVGENHKAFQQVADAHGVSPQRVTLAWELALAPIVVPIPGASKPASVIDSAQAPDLALTAEEVALLSAVLNQRSTEGLTE
- a CDS encoding aldo/keto reductase; this translates as MKTYNLPGIDVPASNVALGLMRIQDKTDQEVRTLVHTALDAGITVMDHADVYGSTLHGCEVRFAEAMKLTSSQREAMVIQSKAGIVREGPYFDFSSEHIVASVDASLKALETDYLDLLLLHRPDALVEPEDVAKAFDELGAAGKVRAFGVSNHTPGQIDLLRKFVKQPIVANQVQLSVTHAPIIAQGTAMNMAGVDQSISLDNGIVDYCRLHDITLQAWSPFQAGFFTGPFLGNPEYVELNAVIDRLAEKYGVPALAIATAWITRHPAHWQVVIGTTTPERVAAAAQGSEIPLTRSEWYEMFRAAGYQVP
- a CDS encoding peptidylprolyl isomerase; the protein is MIATLQTTAGDIRIELYPNHAPVTVANFTGLATGAKEWKDPMTGQPSSDPFYDGLVFHRVIDGFMIQGGCPVGTGTGGPGYNFDDEITPELRFDGPYILAMANAGKRLNPITGKQGGTNGSQFFITLGPTPHLNGAHTIFGKVIDDESKAVVDKIGSTPVGRGDRPVEDIMITGVTVED
- a CDS encoding rhomboid family intramembrane serine protease; amino-acid sequence: MTIIAMNVAFYLYGGATGMVAWQNRFGLAPIYGLNEPWRWVTSGFVHVSVLHIGINMLMLYQFGRQLEGILGWKRFVTLYGVSLLGGSLAIVLLAPSNSLHVGASGAIFGLFAAYGVLLYSRKLPWQSLAATAGIWLVAGFFLPGISWEGHVGGAITGAVAMVVILAMNKAKRHS
- a CDS encoding cell division protein CrgA encodes the protein MAVSKKRKSETYKVPRNITKPKTDNPRWLVPVMSTFLVLGPLWIVVYYVSGQRYPLDIGYWNIVTGFSALLIAMGLATRWK